A stretch of the Rosa rugosa chromosome 5, drRosRugo1.1, whole genome shotgun sequence genome encodes the following:
- the LOC133709011 gene encoding cation/H(+) antiporter 4-like: MSITPASSLFNKSLTCVELPPNIHSSGMWPKLNATAAEVEFETTNATLPMLQKKMLMTFLATQLFHLILSSFGVPFFVSQMLAGFLLGPAVVGRIKLDENWYNDWMLSLTSQDILGTLTMFGFSMFLFLAAVKMDASLLLKTGRKAFYTGVFSLIVPLIVGFSTVGLLEYQKAKINPKEKKGVASETIFLVLSICATSFPVIVSLLSQLRILTSELGRLGLSAALVCDMLKLILTTIARAFGPTLGARKFSYKSSLVILGYSLACAFVARPALNWVIRQTPKGKPVNNGYIFVILLLALASGAHEQLVLFGPFFFGLVIPSGPPLGSTLVQKYDFMVSRVFMPLFVTNCVIMADVRELRFDAHLLVLLVTMLAKFLGTLAPALCCRIPIRDALALAFILSCKGAVEIGGYFVIYDGQRITDGIYALAMLMILFAHFTVAYAVKHLYKTSTRYAGYQQRNVLGMRPNSELKILSCIYKHDNVPVVINLLDVACPTGDNPIGLNVLHLIEMTGQDAPMLISHRMQKKTMSSFSDSEDVLVSFLNFEREYGDAVEVHPYTAVWPSKWMYEEICTLALDRLTHLIILPFHRQWTVDGAVKSEDETVRNINISVLDGSPCSVGVLVNRGPLRQNHRTEASQSQFNVALIFLGGEDDREALALTGRMTADPNITLTVFHISPTTLPEHGPNWENILDFESLRKFRQNNTGNGRYVIYTEAVSESGEQTVDMLREIVHKYDLFVVGRRKEVKDSPQTSGLEDWSEFPELGIVGDLLASDDLGCRSSILVVQNQ, encoded by the exons ATGAGTATTACACCGGCGTCGTCCCTGTTCAATAAGAGCTTGACTTGCGTGGAGTTACCGCCCAACATTCATTCAAGTGGTATGTGGCCGAAACTAAATGCTACTGCTGCAGAAGTTGAGTTTGAGACCACGAATGCTACATTGCCAATGCTCCAAAAGAAAATGCTTATGACCTTCTTAGCCACCCAGCTCTTCCATCTCATTCTCAGTTCTTTTGGCGTCCCATTCTTCGTCTCTCAAATGCTG GCAGGATTCTTACTTGGTCCAGCGGTGGTTGGCAGAATTAAATTAGACGAAAATTGGTACAATGACTGGATGTTGTCCTTGACAAGTCAGGACATACTTGGCACTCTCACAATGTTTGGCTTCTCCATGTTTTTGTTTCTGGCAGCAGTGAAGATGGATGCAAGCCTGTTATTGAAGACTGGGAGAAAGGCCTTTTACACTGGTGTATTCTCCTTGATAGTTCCCCTAATTGTTGGCTTTTCCACAGTTGGGTTGCTTGAATATCAGAAGGCGAAAATTAATCCGAAAGAGAAAAAAGGAGTGGCATCCGAAACTATATTCCTGGTATTATCAATCTGTGCAACATCATTTCCTGTCATAGTTTCCCTTCTTAGCCAACTCCGTATCCTTACTTCGGAACTCGGGCGATTAGGATTGTCAGCAGCTCTAGTGTGTGACATGCTAAAATTGATTCTCACTACTATTGCGAGAGCGTTTGGTCCAACCCTAGGTGCCAGAAAGTTTAGTTACAAGTCGTCTCTTGTTATCTTGGGATATAGTCTGGCTTGTGCGTTCGTGGCCCGGCCGGCTTTGAATTGGGTCATCAGACAGACACCTAAAGGGAAGCCTGTTAACAATGGCTATATCTTTGTCATCCTCCTGCTGGCCTTGGCTTCCGGAGCTCACGAGCAACTTGTTTTATTTGGACCTTTCTTTTTCGGCTTAGTTATACCAAGTGGACCTCCCCTCGGGTCGACCCTGGTTCAGAAATACGACTTCATGGTCTCGCGTGTGTTCATGCCACTGTTTGTCACCAATTGTGTGATCATGGCAGATGTCAGGGAACTCCGCTTCGATGCCCATTTACTAGTCTTGCTGGTAACTATGTTGGCCAAATTCTTGGGCACTTTAGCACCTGCACTCTGCTGTAGAATTCCTATCAGGGATGCTTTGGCACTCGCTTTCATACTGAGCTGCAAAGGTGCTGTTGAAATCGGCGGTTACTTCGTGATCTATGACGGCCAG CGTATCACCGACGGAATTTATGCTTTGGCGATGTTGATGATCCTATTCGCCCATTTCACCGTGGCATATGCTGTGAAGCACTTGTACAAGACATCGACTAGGTACGCAGGGTATCAGCAGAGAAACGTACTAGGCATGAGACCTAACTCGGAGCTCAAGATACTTTCCTGCATCTACAAACACGACAACGTGCCAGTTGTCATCAACTTATTGGATGTGGCTTGCCCTACCGGAGATAACCCCATTGGTCTCAACGTCCTCCACCTTATAGAGATGACCGGCCAAGACGCCCCCATGCTCATTTCCCACCGCATGCAGAAGAAGACAATGTCCAGCTTCTCCGACTCCGAGGACGTCCTTGTTTCTTTCCTTAATTTCGAGCGGGAGTACGGTGACGCCGTTGAGGTCCACCCCTACACCGCCGTCTGGCCGTCAAAGTGGATGTACGAAGAGATATGCACACTCGCCCTAGACAGGCTCACACATCTCATCATACTCCCCTTCCACCGCCAGTGGACCGTGGACGGCGCCGTTAAATCGGAGGACGAAACCGTCAGGAACATAAACATTAGCGTTCTAGATGGATCGCCTTGTTCCGTCGGAGTTCTAGTCAACCGGGGCCCGCTCCGGCAAAACCACAGAACAGAAGCGTCGCAATCACAGTTCAACGTTGCGTTGATTTTCTTGGGTGGCGAAGACGATAGGGAGGCGTTGGCTTTGACGGGAAGGATGACCGCCGACCCAAACATCACCCTAACTGTGTTTCATATCAGTCCCACCACACTGCCTGAACATGGACCTAACTGGGAGAACATTCTAGACTTTGAGAGCTTAAGGAAGTTCAGGCAAAACAACACCGGCAACGGCCGTTACGTGATTTACACGGAGGCGGTTTCGGAGAGTGGGGAACAAACTGTTGACATGTTGAGGGAGATCGTGCACAAGTATGACCTTTTCGTGGTTGGGAGGAGGAAAGAGGTTAAGGATAGTCCTCAGACTTCAGGGCTTGAAGATTGGAGTGAGTTCCCGGAGCTTGGGATTGTAGGTGACCTGCTCGCATCAGATGATTTGGGTTGCAGATCTTCTATCTTGGTGGTGCAGAACCAATGA
- the LOC133710470 gene encoding probable metal-nicotianamine transporter YSL7: MERKKSDDFDQDGNQAQNKILVEAAFRNTPVPPWTKQITVRAMATSFILSIVFNFIVCKLNLTTGVIPSLNVAAGLLGFAVLRAYTTVLTKVGLLKQPFTRQENCVIQTCVVASSGIAFSSGTASYILGMSGTIAAQGDEGNTPINVKNPHIGWMIGFLFTVSFLGLFSIMPMRKMMIMDYKLTYPSGTATAYLINSFHTPKGAKLAKKQVGVLFKSFCFSFVWAFFQWFYTAADGCGFASFPTFGLQAYAQKFYFDFSSTYIGVGMICPYMVNISLLVGSILSWGIMWPLIEKHKGSWYSADLSPSSLHGIQGYRVFIAIAMMLGDGLYHVAYMLFVTFQNLCCTPKTKEEMKLESSSPPSINPASTEAGVEVLSENYDEERRVEYFLKDAISHWVALGGYVALAIISIITVPSIFRQLKWYHIFIAYLVAPVLAFCNSYGAGLTDWSLASNYGKFAIIIFSAWVGPEGGVVAGLAACGVMMSIVATASDLMQDFKTGYLTLSSPRSMFFSQVLGTAMGCLMSPLVFWIFYKAYPLGDPNGSYPAPFALMYRGMALLGVDGVGSLPKNCVKLAVSFFVAAVVINLITELLKRYETKYRLYRFIPSPMCMAIPFYLGSYFAIDMCLGSLILFLWQRMNKQKADDFAPAVASGLICGESLWGIPAAILSLANVKPPICMKFLSASANEKVEKLLSGH; this comes from the exons ATGGAGAGAAAGAAGAGCGATGACTTTGATCAGGATGGAAATCAAGCACAGAACAAGATTTTGGTGGAAGCGGCATTCAGGAACACCCCGGTGCCGCCGTGGACGAAGCAAATTACTGTGAGGGCAATGGCGACGAGCTTTATTCTGAGCATTGTCTTCAACTTCATTGTTTGCAAGCTTAACCTCACCACTGGTGTCATACCTTCGCTCAACGTCGCCGCCGGGTTGTTGGGTTTCGCGGTGTTGAGAGCTTACACCACCGTTCTCACCAAGGTTGGCCTCTTGAAGCAGCCTTTCACTCGCCAAGAAAATTGTGTTATCCAAACATGTGTGGTCGCCTCATCCGGGATTGCATTCAGCA GTGGAACCGCAAGTTATATACTGGGTATGAGTGGAACGATAGCTGCTCAAGGAGATGAAGGCAACACCCCAATCAACGTGAAGAACCCTCACATTGGATGGATGATTGGATTTCTCTTTACTGTCAGCTTCCTCGGCTTGTTTTCCATTATGCCCATGAGAAAGATGATGATCATGGATTACAAGTTAACCTACCCAAGTGGAACTGCAACTGCATACCTCATTAACAGTTTTCACACCCCCAAAGGAGCCAAGTTAGCAAA GAAACAAGTTGGCGTCCTGTTCAAAAGCTTCTGCTTTAGCTTTGTGTGGGCCTTTTTCCAATGGTTCTATACAGCCGCTGATGGCTGCGGATTTGCTAGCTTCCCAACATTTGGTCTCCAAGCTTATGCACAGAA GTTTTACTTTGACTTCTCATCGACATACATTGGTGTGGGAATGATTTGCCCTTACATGGTGAACATCTCTTTGCTTGTCGGATCAATTCTTTCATGGGGAATCATGTGGCCTTTGATTGAGAAACATAAAGGTAGCTGGTACAGTGCTGATCTCTCACCGAGCAGTCTCCACGGTATCCAAGGATACAGGGTTTTCATTGCTATAGCCATGATGCTCGGGGATGGTTTATACCATGTAGCTTACATGCTCTTTGTGACCTTCCAAAATTTATGCTGTACAcctaaaacaaaagaagaaatgaaattaGAGTCATCATCCCCACCGTCCATAAACCCTGCAAGCACTGAAGCTGGAGTAGAAGTTTTGAGTGAAAACTATGACGAGGAGCGAAGAGTTGAGTATTTCTTGAAAGACGCAATTTCTCACTGGGTTGCTCTTGGTGGATATGTTGCTCTTGCCATTATATCCATCATTACCGTACCAAGCATTTTCCGCCAATTAAAATGGTACCATATCTTTATTGCTTATTTGGTTGCTCCAGTTTTGGCATTCTGTAATTCCTATGGTGCTGGTCTCACCGATTGGTCCCTCGCCTCCAACTATGGAAAATTCGCCATCATAATCTTCAGTGCTTGGGTTGGCCCTGAAGGTGGTGTTGTTGCTGGGCTTGCTGCTTGTGGTGTCATGATGAGCATTGTCGCTACTGCTTCTGATCTTATGCAGGACTTCAAGACTGGATACCTTACGCTCTCCTCTCCTCGCTCTATGTTCTTCAGCCAAGTTCTTGGCACGGCCATGGGTTGTCTCATGTCCCCTTTGGTATTCTGGATTTTCTACAAAGCTTATCCACTAGGCGATCCAAATGGTTCGTACCCTGCACCGTTTGCACTAATGTACCGTGGAATGGCTCTTTTAGGAGTTGACGGCGTTGGTTCACTTCCCAAAAATTGTGTGAAACTTGCAGTCTCATTTTTTGTAGCTGCTGTTGTCATAAATTTGATTACTGAGCTTCTAAAGCGTTATGAGACCAAGTACAGGTTGTACAGATTTATTCCTAGCCCAATGTGCATGGCCATCCCATTTTATCTTGGTTCATACTTTGCCATTGACATGTGTTTGGGGAGCTTGATTCTCTTCTTGTGGCAAAGGATGAACAAACAAAAGGCCGATGACTTTGCACCAGCAGTCGCATCTGGACTCATTTGCGGTGAATCTTTGTGGGGTATTCCAGCTGCTATCCTTTCACTGGCAAATGTGAAACCTCCGATCTGTATGAAGTTCCTCTCTGCTTCTGCCAATGAAAAAGTCGAAAAACTTTTATCTGGTCATTAG